From a region of the Rathayibacter sp. VKM Ac-2804 genome:
- a CDS encoding methylenetetrahydrofolate reductase, whose amino-acid sequence MLTNHSETAPESHCRAVPFSFEIYPARTATGARALERTVDRLAAVRPSFVSVTYGAGGSSRSASLDILRYLREHTAAEPLAHLTCVGSTHAEANRLVHEFLEAGVTRFLALRGDPPTDAAEDAPFLGELGSAAELVQLIHRVQAEREPYGAVTVLPNAQRVDVARRPRAQVAVAAFPNGHPRSRSRSQDIDALLAKEAAGAAFAITQLFFHPADYLRFVERARAAGVTMPIIPGVMPVTSPERLRRMLELSGEDLPADLAIALDVEPDDDARIRIGVEHAAAMVRTLVDGGAPAVHLYAFNRHEAVLEVLAESGLLPAAEPSTDAPTPARTP is encoded by the coding sequence GTGCTGACGAACCACTCGGAGACCGCTCCGGAGAGCCACTGTCGGGCCGTCCCGTTCTCCTTCGAGATCTACCCGGCGCGGACCGCCACCGGAGCCCGCGCGCTCGAGCGCACCGTCGACCGGCTCGCGGCCGTCCGGCCGTCCTTCGTCTCGGTGACCTACGGCGCCGGCGGCTCCTCGCGCAGCGCGTCGCTCGACATCCTCCGCTACCTCCGCGAGCACACCGCGGCGGAGCCCCTGGCGCACCTCACCTGCGTCGGCTCGACGCACGCCGAGGCGAACCGCCTCGTGCACGAGTTCCTCGAGGCGGGCGTCACCCGCTTCCTGGCTCTGCGCGGCGACCCGCCGACGGACGCCGCCGAGGACGCGCCGTTCCTCGGCGAGCTGGGCAGCGCGGCCGAGCTGGTGCAGCTGATCCACCGGGTGCAGGCCGAGCGCGAGCCCTACGGCGCGGTGACGGTGCTGCCGAACGCCCAGCGGGTCGACGTCGCCCGCCGGCCGCGTGCGCAGGTGGCGGTCGCCGCGTTCCCGAACGGGCACCCGCGCTCGCGCTCCCGGTCGCAGGACATCGACGCGCTGCTGGCGAAGGAGGCGGCGGGGGCGGCCTTCGCGATCACCCAGCTCTTCTTCCACCCCGCCGACTACCTGCGCTTCGTCGAGCGCGCCCGCGCGGCCGGGGTGACCATGCCGATCATCCCGGGGGTGATGCCGGTGACCAGTCCGGAGCGCCTGCGCCGGATGCTCGAGCTCAGCGGGGAGGACCTGCCCGCCGACCTCGCGATCGCCCTCGACGTCGAGCCCGACGACGACGCTCGGATCCGCATCGGCGTCGAGCACGCTGCGGCGATGGTCCGCACCCTCGTCGACGGCGGCGCCCCCGCCGTGCACCTCTACGCCTTCAACCGGCACGAAGCGGTGCTGGAGGTCCTCGCGGAGAGCGGGCTCCTGCCCGCCGCCGAGCCGTCCACGGACGCGCCCACGCCCGCCCGCACGCCCTGA
- the metE gene encoding 5-methyltetrahydropteroyltriglutamate--homocysteine S-methyltransferase, whose translation MSTTAPAFPTGTVLGYPRIGRRRELKKAVEAFWAGTIDAAELEAAAARLRTATRQRLVALGLGRDDSSIPEAHSFYDQVLDTTLAVGAIPERFADLVIDGAVDLAGSFTLARGDGERAPLEMTKWFDSNYHYLVPEIGPETVFSLADTRRIREVAEAREAGFTTRPVLVGPVTYLLLAKPSESAPAGFEPLSRLADLLPVYTELLARLRAAGAEWVQLDEPALVSESIEVDRARVLAATEEAYRVLGGAADRPALFVAAPYGDLGDALPVLAAAEIEAIGVDLVKGATPATTPGLEGTVLVAGVVDGHNVWRGDLAAAFAKAEALRSLTSRVAVSSSTSLFHLPHDVTDEPDLDERLVTWLAFADQKVQQVAALARGLDSGRDAIEPELRAATAAREDRRSAPGVRDGAVRTRAAALRPEDYRRASYDERLAAQEETLGLPPLPTTTIGSFPQTREIRTARAAVVRGDLTEEQYATRMRDEIERVVRLQEEIGLDVLVHGEPERNDMVQYFAENLDGFAVTRNGWVQSYGSRCTRPSLLWGDVSRPAPITVEWSSFTQSLTDRPVKGMLTGPVTILAWSFVRDDQPLKETAEQVALSLRDEIADLEAAGIRIVQVDEPALRELLPLEKDNQPAYLEWSVGSFRLATAGAATATQIHTHLCYSEFGVVIDAIDRLDADVTSIEAARSRMEVVADIERSGFARGIGPGVWDIHSPRVPGEEEVAELVRTALDGIPARQLWINPDCGLKTRGYDETVASLRNLVSAATAARRSLLEDAAR comes from the coding sequence ATGAGCACGACCGCACCCGCCTTCCCGACCGGAACCGTTCTGGGCTACCCGCGCATCGGGCGCCGCCGCGAGCTGAAGAAGGCGGTCGAGGCCTTCTGGGCCGGCACGATCGACGCCGCCGAGCTGGAGGCCGCGGCCGCCCGGCTGCGCACCGCGACCCGGCAGCGTCTGGTGGCCCTCGGCCTCGGCCGCGACGACTCGTCGATCCCGGAGGCGCACTCCTTCTACGACCAGGTCCTCGACACCACGCTCGCCGTCGGCGCGATCCCGGAGCGCTTCGCCGATCTCGTCATCGACGGCGCGGTCGACCTGGCCGGCTCCTTCACGCTCGCCCGCGGCGACGGCGAGCGCGCGCCGCTCGAGATGACCAAGTGGTTCGACTCCAACTATCACTACCTGGTGCCCGAGATCGGTCCCGAGACGGTCTTCTCGCTCGCCGACACCCGCCGGATCCGGGAGGTGGCGGAAGCGCGGGAGGCCGGCTTCACGACGCGGCCCGTCCTGGTCGGGCCGGTGACCTACCTCCTGCTCGCCAAGCCGAGCGAGTCGGCCCCGGCCGGCTTCGAGCCGCTGTCGCGCCTGGCCGACCTGCTGCCCGTCTACACCGAGCTGCTGGCCCGCCTGCGTGCGGCGGGGGCGGAGTGGGTGCAGCTGGACGAGCCGGCGCTGGTGTCGGAGTCGATCGAGGTCGATCGCGCCCGCGTGCTCGCCGCCACCGAGGAGGCCTATCGGGTGCTGGGCGGAGCGGCGGATCGGCCGGCCCTGTTCGTCGCAGCACCGTACGGCGACCTCGGCGACGCGCTGCCCGTCCTCGCGGCGGCGGAGATCGAGGCGATCGGCGTCGACCTCGTGAAAGGCGCTACGCCGGCGACGACTCCCGGGCTCGAGGGCACCGTGCTCGTCGCGGGGGTCGTCGACGGGCACAACGTCTGGCGGGGCGATCTCGCCGCGGCGTTCGCGAAGGCGGAGGCGCTGCGCTCGCTGACCTCGCGCGTCGCCGTCTCCAGCTCCACCTCGCTCTTCCACCTGCCGCACGACGTGACCGACGAGCCCGATCTCGACGAGCGCCTGGTCACCTGGCTGGCCTTCGCCGACCAGAAGGTGCAGCAGGTCGCCGCGCTCGCCCGCGGGCTCGACTCCGGCCGGGACGCGATCGAGCCCGAGCTGCGCGCCGCGACCGCCGCCCGCGAGGACCGGCGCTCGGCGCCCGGTGTCCGCGACGGCGCCGTCCGCACGCGAGCCGCGGCCCTCCGGCCGGAGGACTACCGGCGCGCGTCCTACGACGAGCGTCTCGCGGCGCAGGAGGAGACCCTCGGCCTGCCGCCGCTGCCGACGACGACCATCGGCTCGTTCCCGCAGACCCGCGAGATCCGCACGGCGCGAGCCGCCGTGGTCAGGGGCGATCTGACCGAGGAGCAGTACGCGACCCGCATGCGCGACGAGATCGAGCGGGTCGTGCGCCTGCAGGAGGAGATCGGTCTCGACGTCCTCGTGCACGGTGAGCCCGAGCGCAACGACATGGTGCAGTACTTCGCCGAGAACCTCGACGGCTTCGCGGTGACCCGCAACGGCTGGGTGCAGTCCTACGGCAGCCGCTGCACGCGGCCGTCGCTGCTGTGGGGCGACGTCTCGCGCCCCGCGCCGATCACCGTCGAGTGGTCGAGCTTCACCCAGTCGCTGACCGACCGCCCGGTGAAGGGGATGCTGACCGGGCCGGTCACGATCCTCGCCTGGTCGTTCGTCCGCGACGACCAGCCGCTGAAGGAGACGGCCGAGCAGGTGGCGCTGAGCCTCCGCGACGAGATCGCGGACCTCGAGGCCGCCGGCATCCGCATCGTGCAGGTGGACGAGCCGGCGCTGCGCGAGCTGCTGCCGCTCGAGAAGGACAACCAGCCGGCGTACCTCGAGTGGTCGGTCGGCTCGTTCCGCCTGGCGACCGCGGGGGCAGCGACGGCGACGCAGATCCACACCCACCTCTGCTATTCGGAGTTCGGCGTCGTCATCGACGCGATCGACCGGCTCGACGCCGATGTCACGAGCATCGAGGCGGCGCGCTCGCGGATGGAGGTCGTCGCCGACATCGAGCGGTCCGGCTTCGCCCGCGGGATCGGCCCCGGCGTCTGGGACATCCACTCGCCGCGCGTGCCCGGCGAGGAGGAGGTCGCCGAGCTCGTGCGCACCGCGCTCGACGGGATCCCCGCCCGGCAGCTCTGGATCAACCCGGACTGCGGACTCAAGACCCGCGGCTACGACGAGACGGTCGCGTCGCTGCGGAATCTGGTGAGCGCGGCGACGGCCGCGCGCCGGTCGCTGCTGGAGGACGCCGCCCGCTAG
- the lexA gene encoding transcriptional repressor LexA translates to MSDAQTAGAKPARTTTPAPKAKAAAKPAAGRRRKNLSAKQLAILDAIQRSVSSRGYPPSMREIGDAVGLASLSSVTHQLNQLELSGYLRRDPNRPRALEILIDVPSSTEDDGSFESTATVADAAMVPLVGRIAAGVPIMADQQIDEVFPLPRQLVGKGELFMLKVVGESMIDAAICDGDWVVVRSQRTAENGEIVAAMLDGEATVKVLRQRDGHTWLLPRNSNFEPILGDEAEVLGKIVAVLRSV, encoded by the coding sequence GTGAGCGACGCGCAGACGGCCGGAGCGAAGCCGGCCAGGACGACGACTCCGGCGCCGAAGGCGAAGGCGGCGGCCAAGCCCGCGGCCGGCCGCCGCCGGAAGAACCTCAGCGCGAAGCAGCTCGCGATCCTCGACGCCATCCAGCGCTCGGTGTCCAGCCGCGGCTATCCGCCGAGCATGCGCGAGATCGGCGACGCCGTCGGGCTCGCCTCGCTCTCCAGCGTCACGCACCAGCTCAACCAGCTCGAGCTCAGCGGCTACCTGCGCCGCGACCCCAACCGCCCCCGCGCGCTCGAGATCCTCATCGACGTGCCGAGCTCCACCGAGGACGACGGCTCGTTCGAGTCGACGGCGACGGTCGCCGACGCGGCGATGGTGCCGCTCGTCGGCCGGATCGCGGCCGGCGTGCCGATCATGGCGGACCAGCAGATCGACGAGGTCTTCCCGCTCCCCCGCCAGCTGGTCGGCAAGGGCGAGCTCTTCATGCTCAAGGTGGTCGGCGAGTCGATGATCGACGCGGCCATCTGCGACGGCGACTGGGTCGTCGTCCGCTCGCAGCGCACCGCGGAGAACGGCGAGATCGTGGCGGCGATGCTCGACGGCGAGGCGACCGTCAAGGTGCTGCGCCAGCGCGACGGCCACACCTGGCTGCTCCCCCGCAACTCCAACTTCGAGCCTATCCTCGGCGACGAGGCCGAGGTCCTCGGCAAGATCGTCGCGGTGCTCCGCTCGGTCTGA
- a CDS encoding LysM peptidoglycan-binding domain-containing protein has protein sequence MTAQLSTTALHQTPAQHVTAAEQPGARTRLRLTRRGRAVLATLGALPLVAGAFVFGLNGGGAVASGESADIEFQYVTVRAGESLWSLAEELAPQSDPRDVVYDIQSLNQLANAGLEPGQRLAIPAQYEIAG, from the coding sequence ATGACCGCACAGCTCTCCACCACCGCGTTGCACCAGACTCCCGCACAGCACGTCACTGCTGCCGAGCAGCCCGGTGCGCGCACCCGGCTGCGCCTGACCCGTCGCGGCCGCGCCGTGCTCGCGACCCTCGGCGCCCTGCCGCTCGTCGCCGGAGCCTTCGTCTTCGGCCTCAACGGCGGCGGAGCCGTCGCCTCGGGCGAGAGCGCCGACATCGAGTTCCAGTACGTCACCGTCCGCGCCGGCGAGTCCCTCTGGTCCCTCGCGGAGGAGCTCGCGCCGCAGTCCGACCCGCGCGACGTCGTCTACGACATCCAGTCGCTCAACCAGCTGGCGAACGCCGGCCTCGAGCCCGGTCAGCGCCTCGCCATCCCCGCGCAGTACGAGATCGCGGGCTGA